A region of Sugiyamaella lignohabitans strain CBS 10342 chromosome A, complete sequence DNA encodes the following proteins:
- the MMS2 gene encoding E2 ubiquitin-conjugating protein MMS2 (Ubiquitin-conjugating enzyme variant; involved in error-free postreplication repair; forms a heteromeric complex with Ubc13p, an active ubiquitin-conjugating enzyme; cooperates with chromatin-associated RING finger proteins, Rad18p and Rad5p; protein abundance increases in response to DNA replication stress; GO_component: GO:0005737 - cytoplasm [Evidence IDA] [PMID 10880451]; GO_component: GO:0005634 - nucleus [Evidence IDA] [PMID 10880451]; GO_component: GO:0031371 - ubiquitin conjugating enzyme complex [Evidence IPI] [PMID 10089880]; GO_function: GO:0016881 - acid-amino acid ligase activity [Evidence IEA]; GO_function: GO:0016874 - ligase activity [Evidence IEA]; GO_function: GO:0004842 - ubiquitin-protein transferase activity [Evidence IDA,ISS] [PMID 10089880]; GO_function: GO:0004842 - ubiquitin-protein transferase activity [Evidence ISS] [PMID 9576943]; GO_process: GO:0006974 - cellular response to DNA damage stimulus [Evidence IMP] [PMID 12482937]; GO_process: GO:0010994 - free ubiquitin chain polymerization [Evidence IDA] [PMID 19706603]; GO_process: GO:0006301 - postreplication repair [Evidence IGI,IMP] [PMID 10089880]; GO_process: GO:0006301 - postreplication repair [Evidence IGI,IMP] [PMID 9576943]; GO_process: GO:0000209 - protein polyubiquitination [Evidence IDA,IPI] [PMID 10089880]), with the protein MTYWNGTILGPPHSTHENRIYSLSLEAGPEYPEKPPLVKFLSKVNAPYIDQETGVVRPDLVPCLAKWKRSNTMETVLIELRRELASPTNRKLPQPPEGSTF; encoded by the coding sequence ATGACCTATTGGAATGGAACTATTCTGGGTCCTCCTCATAGTACCCATGAGAACCGTATCTACAGTCTCAGTCTGGAGGCTGGTCCCGAGTACCCAGAGAAACCTCCACTTGTCAAGTTCCTTTCTAAAGTCAATGCTCCATACATTGACCAAGAAACTGGTGTAGTCAGACCAGACTTGGTTCCATGTCTTGCTAAATGGAAGAGATCAAACACTATGGAGACGGTTCTTATCGAACTCCGTAGAGAGCTGGCTTCCCCTACAAATAGAAAGCTCCCTCAACCTCCTGAGGGTTCCACCTTCTAA
- the SEH1 gene encoding Seh1p (Component of two distinct complexes; subunit of the Nup84 nuclear pore sub-complex (NPC) and the Seh1-associated (SEA) complex; the the NUP84 subcomplex contributes to nucleocytoplasmic transport and NPC biogenesis; the SEA complex is a coatamer-related complex that associates dynamically with the vacuole; homologous to human SEH1; GO_component: GO:0035859 - Seh1-associated complex [Evidence IDA] [PMID 21454883]; GO_component: GO:0000329 - fungal-type vacuole membrane [Evidence IDA] [PMID 21454883]; GO_component: GO:0016021 - integral component of membrane [Evidence ISM] [PMID 12192589]; GO_component: GO:0016020 - membrane [Evidence IEA]; GO_component: GO:0005643 - nuclear pore [Evidence IEA,IEA]; GO_component: GO:0005643 - nuclear pore [Evidence IDA] [PMID 10684247]; GO_component: GO:0031080 - nuclear pore outer ring [Evidence IDA] [PMID 11823431]; GO_component: GO:0031080 - nuclear pore outer ring [Evidence IDA] [PMID 18046406]; GO_component: GO:0005634 - nucleus [Evidence IEA]; GO_component: GO:0005886 - plasma membrane [Evidence IEA,IEA]; GO_component: GO:0005774 - vacuolar membrane [Evidence IEA]; GO_component: GO:0005773 - vacuole [Evidence IEA]; GO_function: GO:0017056 - structural constituent of nuclear pore [Evidence IC] [PMID 11823431]; GO_process: GO:0051028 - mRNA transport [Evidence IEA]; GO_process: GO:0006913 - nucleocytoplasmic transport [Evidence IC] [PMID 10684247]; GO_process: GO:0015031 - protein transport [Evidence IEA]; GO_process: GO:0006810 - transport [Evidence IEA]), whose product MAFWTTSVEVNMLTNPVARQLQSSFALSWCPSMFFKEYIVACVLEDAFIYQRDHLGKYVRVAQLTEHKGLIRDVAWAPSMGRGYQLIATASKDGYVRIFKITSDTNGADTLSLTASALDDDNDDDDESSPPRAPANLKVELLSQFDDHHGEVWRVSWNLTGKCFNEAGCASGGWGSAPDPVAPASQEIAGTVGARLERSERSRGVWGAAPATGGMPVRGRD is encoded by the coding sequence ATGGCATTCTGGACGACATCGGTCGAGGTTAATATGCTGACGAACCCCGTGGCCCGGCAATTACAGTCGAGTTTTGCACTGTCGTGGTGTCCATCGATGTTTTTCAAGGAATATATCGTGGCATGTGTGCTGGAAGACgcatttatttatcaacGAGACCATCTCGGCAAATACGTACGAGTGGCTCAACTCACCGAACACAAGGGACTTATTCGCGATGTAGCGTGGGCCCCATCCATGGGCCGAGGTTACCAATTGATTGCAACCGCATCTAAAGACGGATACGTTCGAATCTTTAAAATCACCTCCGATACCAACGGAGCCGACACTCTATCACTAACAGCAAGCGCTCTTGACGACGAcaacgacgacgatgacgagtCATCCCCGCCACGAGCTCCTGCCAATCTCAAAGTCGAGCTGCTGTCTCAATTCGACGACCACCACGGCGAGGTCTGGCGTGTGTCGTGGAACCTGACGGGTAAGTGTTTTAACGAGGCtggttgtgcctccggcggctggggctccgccccagaccccgtggctcctgcttcgcaggagattgctgggaccgtaggcgcccgactcgagcgtagcgagaggagccggggggtctggggcgcagccccagccaccggaggtATGCCCGTTCGAGGACGTGACTAA
- the NSA1 gene encoding Nsa1p (Constituent of 66S pre-ribosomal particles; involved in 60S ribosomal subunit biogenesis; GO_component: GO:0005730 - nucleolus [Evidence IEA]; GO_component: GO:0005730 - nucleolus [Evidence IDA] [PMID 14562095]; GO_component: GO:0005634 - nucleus [Evidence IEA]; GO_component: GO:0005634 - nucleus [Evidence IDA] [PMID 14562095]; GO_component: GO:0030687 - preribosome, large subunit precursor [Evidence IDA] [PMID 11583614]; GO_component: GO:0030687 - preribosome, large subunit precursor [Evidence IDA] [PMID 17443350]; GO_component: GO:0030687 - preribosome, large subunit precursor [Evidence IDA] [PMID 23212245]; GO_function: GO:0003674 - molecular_function [Evidence ND]; GO_process: GO:0006364 - rRNA processing [Evidence IEA]; GO_process: GO:0042273 - ribosomal large subunit biogenesis [Evidence IMP] [PMID 11583614]; GO_process: GO:0042254 - ribosome biogenesis [Evidence IEA]): protein MDTSVKDAPQELEIETYASEGRKNCIDRLLVFKSKKYGHRLVAVARRTGSVELYDADNKYEQIKSWTVEKKNNEDDEKDEEDVDADTKKAKTSLLSTEPFIVGFDILPEHNVLVSCDRNGEVALYELDNLEKKPVTWGAIKETPLKGQNRYARKNGNSEGGSSKPTSPISVFKSNPYNEGEFAYGGNKVNLTIISLDFSKRTLTQTWQAKNVKNDRLDLALPVIINNVFWFTQPTKKDTSKNETGLLSLTGDGFIRQYDPTKQMRPVSETKIGENNTTNSNTMNARAGATGVTGASRKEVDIRLKAVCAGNNDNSIIYTDDRSNITYFDIHKNVNGGKYNGPTGTVQALHTYDNELLAAGGLDRYLRIYDITTRDQVAKIYVGTHISSLWILDDDENANNKKRRAADHDEQADDELWNELETVSKKKKSTK from the coding sequence ATGGACACGTCGGTGAAAGATGCTCCACAGGAATTGGAGATCGAAACTTATGCCAGTGAGGGGAGAAAGAACTGTATTGACCGATTACTGGTATTCAAGTCCAAGAAATACGGTCATAGACTGGTAGCAGTGGCCAGAAGAACTGGTTCAGTCGAACTTTACGATGCCGATAATAAATACGAACAGATCAAGTCATGGACtgttgaaaagaaaaataacgaggatgacgagaaggatgaggaggatgtTGACGCTGATACGAAAAAGGCCAAGACCAGTCTTCTGAGCACTGAACCTTTTATTGTTGGTTTTGATATCTTACCAGAACACAATGTTCTTGTCAGTTGTGATAGAAATGGAGAAGTTGCTCTGTACGAATTAGATAACTTAGAGAAGAAACCAGTAACCTGGGGTGCTATTAAAGAGACGCCTTTAAAGGGTCAAAACAGATATGCTCGTAAAAATGGTAATAGTGAGGGTGGTTCTTCTAAACCCACATCGCCAATCTCGGTATTCAAATCTAATCCATACAACGAAGGAGAATTTGCTTATGGAGGTAATAAAGTGAACCTCACAATCATCAGTCTCGACTTCTCCAAAAGAACGCTGACTCAGACATGGCAAGCTAAGAATGTCAAGAACGACAGACTGGATCTTGCCCTTCCTGTTATTATAAACAATGTGTTCTGGTTCACACAACCTACTAAAAAAGACACTTCAAAGAACGAGACTGGTCTATTGTCACTTACTGGCGACGGGTTCATTCGTCAGTATGACCCTACTAAACAGATGCGACCAGTATCTGAGACCAAAATTGGTGAAAACAACACCACTAATAGCAACACCATGAACGCCCGAGCAGGTGCTACTGGAGTTACGGGAGCCAGTCGCAAGGAAGTGGATATCCGATTGAAGGCCGTTTGCGCTGGAAACAACGacaacagcatcatctACACTGATGACAGATCCAACATCACCTATTTCGATATACACAAGAACGTCAATGGTGGAAAGTACAACGGACCCACTGGTACAGTTCAAGCATTGCACACATACGACAACGAACTGCTAGCGGCCGGTGGTCTCGACCGATACCTGCGAATCTACGATATCACGACCCGCGACCAGGTCGCCAAAATCTATGTCGGCACCCACATCTCCTCACTCTGGATCctcgacgacgacgaaaacgccaacaacaaaaaacgCCGGGCCGCTGATCACGACGAGCAGGCCGACGACGAGCTCTGGAACGAGCTCGAGACCGTctccaagaaaaagaagagcacTAAATAG
- the CUE3 gene encoding Cue3p (hypothetical protein; has a CUE domain that binds ubiquitin, which may facilitate intramolecular monoubiquitination; GO_component: GO:0005737 - cytoplasm [Evidence IEA,IEA]; GO_component: GO:0005737 - cytoplasm [Evidence IDA] [PMID 14562095]; GO_function: GO:0043130 - ubiquitin binding [Evidence IDA] [PMID 12628920]; GO_process: GO:0008150 - biological_process [Evidence ND]): MSGTLPELAPYPTDQVLKSLDRATFDSVISSWAALIQFYVVDSAGRYPNSLRTFIESYIHGSAKAINTTDVKSTKVNSSKQQRKGKERDTSHTSNREASLRSGVFTLVTSKHIIPRPTPEFVWDFISLYGPKNVAKTIQYVKYLDKSFPVMITKLSKLAVHTIKNSNNVSSDTILKTIAILIIDPELSTKFLTDNWYAELYSVESDLAMQVISLCQNGVSYPGPGDTNRKGKQRMTTAQSPSANPEDISMLLDLFPDLNIKSANKVLASHSSVETATAYLLENENAFDGLESDDSDEDYSVSDADSDKNSSDEEIKRYQPLANKKANKQIRPSNPDTAALEATLRLIYEADEDERDDTYDDAPRTEEEAASTAALMKIEKQLWQIYNSTPDIFKRESRKAKQRLELRKVTGWTDEQIEGWARIIEKNPRRKAYLEERFMFQGNLPHMRHAALKRVQSNDNGSLSTPVTEDDTDHNDSDEPISSEPAPQSHSKTHPPDANRSKQQIKNQRQRSDKYKSIQRQRQKDKHSKKMGLE, encoded by the coding sequence ATGTCGGGCACTCTGCCAGAATTGGCACCTTACCCAACAGACCAAGTTCTGAAGAGCCTCGACAGAGCCACTTTCGACTCGGTAATCTCCAGTTGGGCAGCTCTGATTCAGTTCTATGTTGTTGATTCTGCTGGAAGATATCCAAACAGTCTAAGGACCTTTATCGAATCGTATATCCATGGCTCAGCTAAAGCCATTAATACAACAGATgtgaaatcaacaaaagtCAATTCCAGTAAACAACAAAGAAAGGGCAAAGAAAGAGACACTAGTCACACATCGAACCGAGAGGCGAGCTTACGGTCTGGAGTGTTCACTCTCGTCACATCTAAACACATTATTCCTCGACCAACTCCTGAATTTGTATGGGATTTTATTTCTCTATATGGACCCAAGAATGTTGCCAAGACCATTCAATATGTAAAATATCTCGACAAGAGCTTCCCAGTGATGATTACCAAACTCAGCAAACTAGCTGTACATACGATAAAGAACAGCAATAACGTCAGTAGTGATACAATTTTAAAGACAATTGCTATTCTGATTATTGATCCAGAGCTTTCAACTAAGTTTCTCACTGACAACTGGTATGCTGAATTATATTCAGTCGAATCGGACTTGGCAATGCAGGTGATCTCCCTATGTCAGAACGGAGTATCATATCCGGGACCTGGCGATACAAATAGAAAAGGAAAACAGCGAATGACAACTGCACAATCCCCTAGTGCGAATCCAGAAGACATTAGCATGTTACTGGATCTATTCCCAGATCTCAATATAAAGTCCGCGAACAAAGTTCTCGCCTCTCATTCGAGTGTTGAGACGGCAACTGCTTATCTATTAGAAAACGAAAACGCCTTTGATGGACTAGAAAGTGATGATAGCGATGAAGACTACAGTGtttctgatgctgatagTGACAAAAACTCGTCTGACGAAGAAATTAAGCGATACCAACCTTTAGCAAACAAAAAGGCAAATAAGCAGATCAGACCCAGCAATCCTGATACAGCAGCTCTAGAAGCGACATTGCGACTGATATATGAGGCCGACGAGGATGAGCGAGATGATACGTACGACGATGCTCCACGTACCGAGGAAGAAGCTGCCAGTACAGCAGCCCTTATGAAAATCGAGAAGCAGCTCTGGCAGATATACAACAGCACACCTGACATTTTCAAACGAGAATCACGCAAGGCGAAACAACGACTGGAGCTTCGAAAAGTAACAGGCTGGACCGACGAACAAATAGAAGGATGGGCACGGATCATCGAGAAGAACCCGCGTCGCAAGGCCTATCTCGAAGAGCGGTTCATGTTCCAAGGAAACCTCCCACACATGAGACACGCGGCACTGAAAAGAGTCCAATCCAACGACAACGGCAGCCTATCAACACCCGTAACAGAAGACGACACCGACCACAACGACTCGGACGAGCCAATATCCAGTGAACCCGCACCACAGTCACACTCCAAAACCCACCCACCCGACGCCAACCGGTCCAAgcaacaaatcaaaaatcaGAGACAGCGCTCCGACAAGTACAAATCCATCCAGCGTCAGCGCCAAAAGGACAAGCATTCCAAGAAAATGGGTCTAGAATAG
- the TOS4 gene encoding Tos4p (Putative transcription factor, contains Forkhead Associated domain; found associated with chromatin; target of SBF transcription factor; expression is periodic and peaks in G1; involved in DNA replication checkpoint response; interacts with Rpd3 and Set3 histone deacetylase (HDAC) complexes; APCC(Cdh1) substrate; relative distribution to the nucleus increases upon DNA replication stress; TOS4 has a paralog, PLM2, that arose from the whole genome duplication; GO_component: GO:0070210 - Rpd3L-Expanded complex [Evidence IDA] [PMID 19040720]; GO_component: GO:0005737 - cytoplasm [Evidence IDA] [PMID 14562095]; GO_component: GO:0005737 - cytoplasm [Evidence IDA] [PMID 22842922]; GO_component: GO:0005739 - mitochondrion [Evidence IDA] [PMID 14576278]; GO_component: GO:0005739 - mitochondrion [Evidence IDA] [PMID 16823961]; GO_component: GO:0000790 - nuclear chromatin [Evidence IDA] [PMID 12464632]; GO_component: GO:0005634 - nucleus [Evidence IEA,IEA]; GO_component: GO:0005634 - nucleus [Evidence IDA] [PMID 14562095]; GO_component: GO:0005634 - nucleus [Evidence IDA] [PMID 15282802]; GO_component: GO:0005634 - nucleus [Evidence IDA] [PMID 22842922]; GO_function: GO:0003682 - chromatin binding [Evidence IDA] [PMID 12464632]; GO_process: GO:0006974 - cellular response to DNA damage stimulus [Evidence IGI] [PMID 12760057]; GO_process: GO:0006974 - cellular response to DNA damage stimulus [Evidence IGI] [PMID 22333912]), which yields MDQFPPSSPPEASASASTRQKLPRHEFDIGRLHQKLMATSNSLQPVDGLGLSSQKSGLLPAFVPTDVIDKSKSIGKGYDRLPIKIHEDTGPFSPSAKASSNNIDQARMFYPTPDPSSTIGDRSSSPGRQKIAVSRNNEPSSPVKRNRDSSTDLLKSKKSANSSASNYPTFAPSHAQEQSFTIRSPLSAVALVRLPTSGKTVTIGRSSQSCDVALSRKNKLVSRVHASVRYTASTNTLSMECLGWNGLTVVVPFYDKKVDQQTLHDGYPTATGTSDYEVPKGHGVEVDYVPGITIDIRGERALLEIVDDDVNDDTEDESVAGSQVNTKSSTPQPESSLQSIDHHTLENVMQVESNDKQLNTDASNNNALPALPEQENQPSTPDCPNTPSRNAEFSVEAAQVATPPAASENDQVSRQLPPSSPHFAGSTPSISMLSSPVRERERLVHEDMPLVEEEEEEEQEVEEQEEHLETTSDQVTTPKTAETLNETIAAVHTVPSENTVSQKEVVTSRSSSEQPEIPKHLHSKPTLAPTASSTPSTPRPLSDSVSLNIKTERLDSLSPQTNSRFKRAASEEPSKKRKKVKQEDESDQDLELGAEEIQKISHLVANNLAFSRLSSTPISTLRKALGVLSSVPKSKLRDILSNIKCVGVIQRSGKDAAGKPLEEEYYYLPENDDDEHRRLMLEQSRGHGGLRSCRRQHKQVSNPSHPPLKTILTKTVLLEETFGQVDNTPG from the coding sequence ATGGACCAATTTCCCCCTTCGTCTCCTCCTGAGgcatctgcttctgcttctacCAGACAAAAGCTACCTCGTCATGAATTTGATATTGGTCGTCTTCACCAGAAATTAATGGCCACGTCCAATTCCCTTCAACCAGTAGACGGTTTGGGACTTAGTTCTCAAAAGTCTGGATTATTACCTGCTTTTGTTCCAACTGATGTTATTGATAAATCTAAATCTATTGGTAAGGGTTATGACAGATTGCCAATTAAAATTCATGAAGATACAGGACCATTCTCTCCGTCTGCTAAAGCTTCTTCTAATAACATAGATCAAGCCCGCATGTTCTATCCTACCCCAGACCCTTCTTCTACTATTGGAGATAGATCTTCGTCTCCTGGCAGACAGAAAATAGCTGTTAGTCGTAATAATGAGCCTTCGTCTCCCGTTAAACGAAACCGCGACTCTTCTACTGATTTACTAAAATCCAAGAAATCTGCCAACTCTAGTGCTAGCAATTATCCAACATTCGCTCCTTCTCATGCACAAGAGCAGTCGTTTACAATTAGATCACCATTATCTGCTGTCGCGCTAGTTCGTCTTCCCACCTCTGGTAAGACTGTCACAATTGGCAGGTCATCGCAATCCTGTGATGTTGCCTTGTCTAGAAAGAACAAGCTCGTGTCTCGAGTACATGCCAGTGTCAGATATACCGCATCTACTAACACCCTCTCAATGGAGTGTTTAGGATGGAATGGTTTGACTGTGGTTGTGCCATTTTATGACAAAAAAGTCGATCAACAAACCCTTCATGACGGGTATCCTACAGCCACTGGTACTTCCGACTATGAAGTACCTAAAGGGCATGGTGTTGAAGTGGACTATGTTCCTGGCATCACTATTGATATCAGAGGTGAACGCGCATTATTGGAAATCGTCGACGACGACGTCAATGATGACACTGAGGACGAGAGTGTGGCAGGATCTCAAGTAAACACCAAGTCATCTACTCCCCAGCCTGAATCATCCCTCCAATCAATTGACCATCACACCCTTGAAAATGTGATGCAAGTCGAATCCAACGACAAACAACTCAACACAGATGCCTCTAACAATAATGCTCTACCGGCATTACCTGAGCAAGAGAACCAACCTTCGACTCCCGACTGTCCTAATACCCCGTCTCGCAACGCCGAATTCTCTGTAGAAGCTGCCCAAGTCGCAACTCCCCCAGCTGCTTCCGAGAACGACCAAGTATCAAGACAGCTGCCGCCATCGTCTCCTCATTTTGCTGGCTCCACTCCCTCCATCTCCATGCTCTCATCCCCTGTCAGAGAGCGAGAGCGTTTAGTCCACGAAGACATGCCACtagtcgaagaagaagaagaggaagagcaAGAAGTGGAAGAACAAGAGGAACATCTTGAAACAACTTCAGATCAAGTTACAACTCCCAAGACCGCGGAAACTCTAAACGAAActattgctgctgtacACACTGTGCCCTCTGAAAATACAGTCTCACAGAAAGAGGTGGTGACCTCTAGATCCTCCTCAGAACAACCCGAGATTCCTAAACACCTCCACAGCAAACCGACCCTGGCGCCAACAGCCTCATCTACGCCCTCGACACCCCGTCCACTGTCCGACTCTGTCTCCCTCAACATCAAAACAGAACGTCTTGACTCATTATCACCACAAACCAACTCTCGATTTAAACGAGCAGCCTCCGAAGAGCCCTCGAAAAAGCGCAAAAAGGTCAAACAGGAAGATGAGTCTGATCAAGATTTAGAACTTGGTGCTGaagaaatccaaaaaatttCACACCTCGTTGCCAATAACCTAGCATTCTCCAGACTATCGTCTACCCCTATCTCCACATTACGCAAGGCTCTAGGAGTTCTCTCGTCAGtgccaaaatcaaaacttCGCGACATCCTCTCTAATATCAAATGTGTTGGTGTCATTCAGAGATCCGGtaaagatgctgctggcaaACCCTTGGAAGAGGAGTACTACTATCTCCCAGAaaacgacgatgacgagcACCGACGTCTGATGCTCGAACAATCTCGAGGCCATGGCGGTCTAAGGTCTTGTAGACGACAGCACAAGCAGGTAAGTAACCCATCTCACCCTCCCCTTAAAAcaatactaacaaaaacagTACTACTGGAAGAAACCTTCGGGCAGGTAGACAACACCCCCGGTTAA